The following proteins are co-located in the Deltaproteobacteria bacterium HGW-Deltaproteobacteria-2 genome:
- a CDS encoding oxidoreductase, whose translation MGGDCGNVYQLRPVSIIRALPQIKDHRLFQLKLEDGTTWESFGHQPGQFIEVSIFGKGEAPISISSPPTRPDTLEICVRRAGKVTNALFEMSKGSAFHIRGPYGRGFPVEQLKGHKLLFVAGGLGLAPLRSLLLYALDKRKEFDDIILMYGTNNPDNVLFKYELLSFFDRDDINYLYSVDRDDEGIWKQYVGVVTGLFDRTDLSPRETYAVLCGPPVMYRFVLQKLLNLGFAKEHIFMSLERMMKCGVGKCGHCAFGDKYCCIEGPVFPYPEIENIKEAI comes from the coding sequence ATGGGAGGTGATTGCGGCAATGTTTATCAGCTTCGACCTGTTTCGATTATCAGAGCTTTGCCACAGATAAAAGACCATCGGCTCTTTCAATTGAAGTTGGAGGATGGAACAACGTGGGAGAGTTTCGGGCATCAGCCGGGACAGTTTATCGAAGTTTCCATTTTTGGCAAAGGCGAGGCACCCATCAGCATATCCTCTCCGCCGACTAGACCGGACACTCTCGAAATTTGCGTAAGACGTGCGGGAAAGGTGACCAACGCTCTTTTTGAGATGAGCAAAGGCTCTGCCTTCCACATCAGGGGGCCTTACGGAAGAGGTTTTCCCGTGGAACAGCTCAAAGGGCACAAACTGCTTTTTGTTGCTGGTGGTCTCGGGCTTGCCCCGCTACGCTCACTTTTGCTCTATGCATTGGACAAGAGGAAAGAGTTTGATGATATCATTTTAATGTATGGCACAAATAATCCCGATAATGTTCTGTTTAAATATGAATTGTTAAGTTTTTTTGATCGCGATGACATCAATTATCTCTATAGTGTGGATAGGGATGATGAAGGAATATGGAAACAGTATGTAGGCGTGGTTACTGGCCTGTTCGACCGTACCGATCTTTCGCCCAGGGAAACATACGCCGTGCTATGCGGTCCGCCAGTAATGTATCGTTTTGTTTTGCAAAAACTTCTTAACTTAGGATTTGCCAAGGAACATATTTTCATGTCCCTGGAAAGAATGATGAAATGCGGTGTAGGAAAGTGCGGACACTGCGCTTTCGGAGACAAGTATTGTTGCATTGAGGGGCCGGTCTTTCCCTATCCCGAGATTGAAAACATTAAGGAGGCAATCTGA
- a CDS encoding 50S ribosomal protein L34 produces MKKTLTNKTNTKRKKTHGFLVRMASKSGRQVLSRRRAKGRKRLAV; encoded by the coding sequence ATGAAAAAGACATTAACTAACAAAACAAATACCAAAAGAAAGAAGACACACGGTTTTCTCGTTCGTATGGCTTCAAAATCCGGAAGGCAAGTTTTAAGCCGCAGAAGAGCTAAAGGAAGAAAACGTTTAGCCGTATAA
- a CDS encoding Fis family transcriptional regulator: MPSILVIDDDASIAETLDLYLTEEGYKVRTALTGTEGLNKYVQEQPDVVILDIRLPDIDGFTVLEDLKEENENVKVIMITAFHDMETTINAMKSGAFDYIHKPVNVDELDLAIKKALKSLEMEKKIDGLLMEPSRSFRVGDIIGTGNEMRDIFKTIGTVSQSRTTVLIQGESGTGKELIAKVIHNNTSPDEPFIAVNCSAIVETLLESELFGHEKGSFTGAIARKLGKFELARYGSVFLDEISEMSVNLQAKLLRVLQEMEFDRVGGKDKVKVNARIIAATNKDLKTLVNEGKFRDDLYYRLNIVSITLPPLRGRRQDIPSLIDYLLAKINLDLHKKVIGVSDEIMEIFMNYNWPGNVRELENLLVRACVVAKGQVLGVSDFPELGKEDASKLSGDVTTDLFKPSEPGKFLTLDEVEERYIRKVIKETDKNKGEICDILGVSRPTLERKLEKYGITFERE, from the coding sequence ATGCCGAGTATTCTTGTTATTGATGATGACGCTTCCATTGCTGAGACACTGGATTTGTATCTGACTGAAGAAGGCTACAAAGTCCGTACCGCGCTTACCGGTACTGAAGGCTTGAATAAATATGTACAGGAACAACCGGATGTCGTCATTCTGGATATCCGCCTGCCGGACATTGATGGATTCACCGTTCTGGAAGATCTCAAGGAAGAAAATGAAAACGTCAAGGTCATCATGATAACCGCTTTTCACGACATGGAAACGACCATTAATGCGATGAAGAGCGGTGCTTTCGATTACATTCACAAACCGGTCAATGTTGATGAACTGGATCTGGCGATCAAAAAAGCCCTGAAATCCCTGGAGATGGAAAAAAAGATTGACGGACTTTTGATGGAGCCATCCCGAAGTTTCCGAGTCGGGGATATCATCGGCACCGGCAATGAAATGCGGGATATTTTTAAAACCATCGGCACGGTATCGCAAAGCCGCACCACCGTCCTGATTCAGGGAGAGAGCGGCACAGGCAAGGAATTAATCGCCAAAGTCATTCATAACAATACTTCGCCCGACGAACCTTTTATTGCGGTAAACTGTTCCGCGATTGTCGAAACTCTTCTGGAGTCGGAACTGTTCGGTCATGAAAAGGGATCCTTCACCGGCGCTATTGCCCGAAAACTGGGCAAATTTGAACTGGCGCGATACGGTTCTGTTTTCCTCGATGAAATAAGCGAAATGTCCGTCAACCTGCAGGCGAAACTCCTGCGGGTTTTACAGGAAATGGAATTCGACAGAGTGGGAGGAAAAGATAAGGTCAAAGTCAACGCCCGGATCATAGCCGCGACCAATAAAGATTTAAAGACTCTGGTTAACGAAGGAAAGTTTCGAGATGATTTGTATTATCGCCTGAATATCGTGTCCATTACTCTGCCACCGCTGCGCGGGCGCCGTCAGGATATTCCCTCGTTGATCGACTACCTGCTGGCCAAAATTAATTTGGATCTGCACAAAAAGGTCATTGGTGTTTCCGACGAAATTATGGAAATTTTCATGAATTATAACTGGCCGGGCAATGTCCGGGAACTGGAAAATCTGCTGGTGCGCGCCTGCGTCGTGGCCAAAGGGCAGGTTTTGGGAGTCAGTGACTTCCCCGAACTGGGCAAGGAAGATGCTTCCAAATTATCGGGTGATGTGACAACTGATTTATTTAAACCGTCGGAGCCGGGTAAATTTCTCACACTCGATGAAGTTGAAGAGCGCTACATCAGAAAAGTTATTAAAGAGACGGATAAAAATAAAGGTGAAATTTGCGATATATTGGGAGTGTCCAGGCCGACACTAGAAAGGAAGCTGGAAAAATATGGCATCACCTTTGAACGCGAGTGA
- a CDS encoding acetylpolyamine aminohydrolase — MKVVYHEDYNEVYCSDPASASGRIQAVEMSLRGKVTFVEPSVAAKEDILKVHTPDHVRSVEREGVYDIAALAAGGAIKAAQIGLTEPCFALIRPPGHHASAGSAWGFCYFNNMAIALEKLKRESKIKKAFILDFDLHFGDGNVNILGNKGYVTIYNPASSNRNEYLKNVQDALSETDADMIAVSAGFDNHEDDWGGLLKTEDYKYMGKLVRETAKRNNGGCFSILEGGYNHSVLGKNVLAFVEGLETK, encoded by the coding sequence ATGAAGGTTGTTTATCACGAAGATTATAACGAAGTGTACTGTTCCGATCCTGCTTCCGCTTCCGGAAGAATTCAAGCCGTGGAAATGTCTCTGCGCGGAAAAGTAACTTTTGTTGAGCCGTCTGTGGCAGCAAAAGAAGATATTCTTAAAGTACATACTCCCGATCACGTCAGGTCGGTCGAGCGGGAAGGTGTCTATGATATTGCCGCACTTGCGGCAGGAGGTGCAATTAAAGCGGCGCAAATTGGTTTGACAGAACCCTGTTTTGCGCTCATCCGTCCTCCCGGGCATCATGCTTCAGCGGGTAGCGCCTGGGGTTTTTGCTATTTCAACAATATGGCGATAGCGCTGGAGAAACTAAAAAGGGAAAGTAAAATCAAAAAAGCTTTTATTTTGGATTTCGATCTGCATTTCGGGGACGGCAATGTCAATATTCTCGGGAATAAGGGATATGTGACAATCTATAATCCTGCCTCATCCAATCGCAATGAATATTTAAAAAATGTACAGGATGCTCTTTCTGAAACTGATGCCGATATGATTGCCGTATCAGCCGGTTTTGATAATCATGAAGACGATTGGGGTGGTCTGTTAAAAACCGAAGACTATAAATATATGGGCAAGCTGGTAAGAGAAACAGCAAAACGAAATAACGGCGGTTGTTTTAGTATCCTGGAAGGCGGCTATAACCACAGTGTTTTAGGTAAAAATGTCCTGGCGTTTGTCGAAGGATTGGAGACAAAATAA
- a CDS encoding membrane protein insertion efficiency factor YidD has product MSLKFLITIIRLYQICVSPFFFAPCCRFYPSCSEYTISAIKLHGPAKGTYMGIKRILRCHPLHPGGYDPVK; this is encoded by the coding sequence ATTTCGTTAAAATTTCTTATTACCATAATTCGTTTATACCAAATCTGCGTATCACCTTTCTTTTTTGCTCCATGCTGCCGATTCTATCCGTCATGTTCCGAATATACCATCTCGGCAATTAAACTGCATGGACCGGCAAAAGGAACGTACATGGGCATAAAAAGAATTCTTCGTTGCCACCCCCTGCACCCCGGCGGTTATGATCCCGTCAAGTAA
- a CDS encoding oxalate:formate antiporter: protein MANENLESKRWLIAGAAVIIQLCLGTVYAWSVFKIPLMKMHGWDGKTVQYTFMILMGIIGLAAAFGGTLVDKKGPRFVATIGGILFGIGTLVAGYADQVGNIYLLYLGFGVIAALGNGFGYVTPIATLIRWFPDKRGLVTGLAVMGFGAGAFFMGKIAPLMIASFKQVDPSGTVLASGVANTWYIWGVIFLILVTGSAQLFKNPPKGWLPAGFKPAATTVSAADSFTLGEAVKTPQWWMLWSMLCLNVSAGLGLISQHSPLAQDIYKKTMGLTGDLTPEQVAIVAAAGGAVVAYAAIFNGLGRLFWAKISDNIGRKMVFMIMFATQAVLYVLVAKGFVATYVLFIVASCYLLACYGGGFATMPAFAADSFGPANIGKVYGFMLTAWSTAGLIGPYVFEAFKPQALMIAAGLLAVGFCIALVYKAPKGKKA, encoded by the coding sequence ATGGCGAATGAAAATTTAGAAAGTAAGAGATGGTTGATTGCCGGCGCAGCTGTTATCATTCAGCTTTGTCTCGGCACCGTGTACGCGTGGTCTGTTTTTAAAATTCCTTTAATGAAAATGCATGGATGGGATGGTAAAACTGTTCAGTACACTTTTATGATCCTCATGGGCATCATTGGACTGGCTGCAGCTTTCGGCGGTACCCTGGTTGATAAAAAAGGCCCCCGTTTTGTCGCTACAATTGGCGGCATTCTTTTCGGTATCGGTACATTGGTAGCCGGTTACGCTGATCAGGTCGGTAATATTTATCTACTTTATCTCGGCTTCGGCGTCATCGCCGCCTTGGGAAATGGTTTCGGCTATGTAACACCTATTGCAACTTTAATTCGTTGGTTTCCCGATAAACGAGGTCTCGTAACTGGTCTTGCCGTTATGGGCTTTGGCGCCGGCGCTTTTTTTATGGGCAAAATCGCTCCGCTCATGATAGCGTCCTTCAAGCAGGTTGATCCGTCCGGAACAGTTTTGGCCTCTGGCGTAGCTAACACCTGGTATATATGGGGTGTTATATTCCTTATCCTTGTAACCGGTTCTGCCCAATTATTTAAAAATCCTCCCAAGGGATGGTTGCCTGCCGGTTTCAAACCAGCCGCTACAACCGTTTCCGCAGCTGATTCTTTCACTTTAGGCGAAGCTGTAAAGACTCCCCAGTGGTGGATGCTTTGGTCTATGCTTTGTCTTAACGTCTCCGCCGGTCTAGGTCTTATCTCCCAACATTCCCCGCTGGCCCAGGATATATACAAAAAAACGATGGGCTTAACCGGTGACTTAACTCCGGAACAAGTAGCCATAGTCGCTGCCGCCGGCGGCGCTGTCGTTGCCTACGCCGCAATATTCAATGGACTGGGAAGACTTTTTTGGGCAAAAATTTCCGATAATATCGGCCGCAAAATGGTCTTCATGATTATGTTTGCCACTCAGGCAGTTTTGTACGTGCTGGTTGCTAAAGGATTTGTTGCCACCTACGTGCTTTTTATAGTAGCTTCCTGCTATCTTCTGGCCTGTTACGGCGGTGGCTTTGCTACGATGCCCGCTTTTGCCGCCGACTCATTCGGCCCGGCTAATATCGGCAAAGTTTATGGCTTTATGCTGACCGCCTGGAGCACCGCCGGTCTCATCGGACCCTATGTATTTGAAGCGTTCAAACCTCAGGCACTGATGATTGCAGCCGGGCTGCTAGCCGTCGGCTTTTGTATAGCGCTTGTTTACAAAGCACCCAAAGGAAAAAAAGCTTAA
- the rnpA gene encoding ribonuclease P protein component produces MKEQSYRKLERITNHSRYRTIYQQGVWRSSQHFTAITCSNSQGVRRLGLTVTKKAGNAVRRNRIKRLIKEYFRLNKSLFPAGYDVVIMVRRNMPPLTYLEACKELTELFTQKTNI; encoded by the coding sequence ATGAAAGAACAATCTTACCGGAAATTGGAAAGGATTACTAATCATAGCAGATATAGAACTATTTACCAACAGGGGGTGTGGAGAAGTTCTCAACACTTTACAGCCATAACATGCAGTAATTCTCAAGGGGTTAGAAGGCTGGGACTTACCGTAACCAAAAAAGCGGGAAACGCCGTAAGAAGAAACAGAATCAAACGATTGATCAAAGAATATTTTCGCCTCAATAAAAGTTTGTTTCCCGCCGGATACGATGTCGTAATCATGGTTAGAAGAAATATGCCCCCCCTAACTTATCTAGAAGCATGCAAAGAATTGACTGAACTATTCACACAGAAAACTAATATATAA
- a CDS encoding YihA family ribosome biogenesis GTP-binding protein — protein sequence MKITSAEFIKSAVWPPQYPPAILPEIAFVGRSNVGKSSLINTLVGRKKLAKTSNTPGRTQLINFFTINEKVSFVDLPGYGFAKVSQSVKKDWGDMIESYLRERQCLALVILILDIRRDPSEDDLSLRDWLEHYRIPYLYVLTKTDKLSNNQTIARQRAIERTLRVSAGKKPILFSAITQKGKSDIWQFLEDHLSSLP from the coding sequence ATGAAAATTACAAGTGCGGAATTTATAAAAAGTGCGGTCTGGCCGCCTCAATATCCACCAGCGATACTGCCGGAGATTGCTTTTGTCGGGCGTTCCAATGTCGGCAAATCATCATTGATCAACACGCTTGTCGGGCGCAAAAAATTAGCCAAGACGAGCAATACTCCAGGGAGGACGCAGTTAATCAATTTTTTCACGATTAATGAGAAGGTTTCTTTCGTTGATCTTCCCGGTTACGGTTTTGCCAAGGTTTCTCAGTCCGTTAAAAAAGACTGGGGGGATATGATTGAATCCTATCTGCGGGAGAGACAGTGCCTTGCTCTGGTAATTTTAATTCTGGATATCCGGCGCGATCCCAGCGAAGATGATTTGTCTTTGCGTGACTGGCTGGAGCATTACCGCATACCTTATTTATATGTTTTGACCAAGACCGATAAATTATCCAATAATCAGACTATTGCCCGTCAGCGCGCAATAGAGCGAACTCTGCGAGTATCGGCTGGCAAAAAGCCCATCCTTTTTTCTGCAATAACGCAAAAGGGCAAGAGCGATATCTGGCAATTCCTGGAAGATCATTTAAGTTCACTTCCTTAA
- a CDS encoding sigma factor regulator FecR, with the protein MEAKINKVAQMIAASKKLVVFTGAGISTESGIPDFRGPDGLWTKVDPNDFTIDRFLNSGETRTKVWYYLVEGGLMINAQPNRAHLAIAELEKMNKLSSVITQNIDNLHQKAGNNPKKVHELHGNMEWLVCLDCGERYDLELIRQKHPSPDHFPVCEKCKGILKPGVVFFGEMLPQDTLRIAERESEQCDLLMVIGSSLVVYPAAYIPIYAKQSGAKIVIINMGQTGQDDIADVFLNAPAGDTMDRIVARLKEIMK; encoded by the coding sequence ATGGAAGCAAAGATAAATAAAGTCGCTCAAATGATTGCGGCATCGAAAAAGTTGGTAGTTTTTACCGGAGCGGGCATTAGCACGGAATCAGGTATACCGGATTTCCGCGGCCCGGACGGACTCTGGACTAAAGTTGATCCCAATGATTTTACAATTGACAGGTTTCTTAATTCCGGCGAGACACGTACAAAAGTCTGGTACTACCTTGTGGAAGGCGGATTGATGATTAATGCCCAGCCCAATAGGGCTCATTTGGCAATAGCCGAACTGGAAAAAATGAACAAACTAAGTTCCGTCATTACGCAGAATATTGATAATCTGCACCAGAAGGCAGGAAATAATCCGAAAAAAGTTCACGAACTGCACGGCAATATGGAATGGCTGGTTTGTCTCGATTGCGGTGAACGTTATGATTTGGAACTTATAAGACAAAAACATCCATCGCCCGATCATTTTCCGGTATGTGAAAAATGCAAAGGTATTCTGAAGCCGGGCGTCGTCTTCTTTGGCGAAATGCTTCCGCAGGATACATTAAGGATAGCCGAGAGAGAATCAGAGCAATGTGATTTATTAATGGTGATAGGTTCTTCACTGGTTGTTTATCCTGCTGCCTATATACCGATTTATGCCAAGCAATCCGGCGCGAAGATTGTCATCATTAATATGGGCCAGACCGGTCAGGATGATATAGCCGATGTATTTCTAAACGCGCCGGCAGGAGATACAATGGACAGAATTGTAGCCAGATTGAAAGAAATAATGAAATGA
- a CDS encoding NUDIX hydrolase, producing the protein MKKKSSNAYPVEPRVGVGAITIRDGKVLLVKRGTEPSKGLWAIPGGTLKLGESMQECAAREIFEETGITIKVRDCKYVFDFIEYDSKRKIKFHFVIVDFAADYVAGVPHGADDALEARWFSLKDLRELPVAINTINALKSVGFFKSD; encoded by the coding sequence ATGAAAAAGAAGTCAAGTAATGCTTATCCTGTTGAACCAAGGGTCGGAGTCGGGGCGATAACAATAAGAGATGGGAAAGTTTTGTTAGTAAAACGTGGGACAGAACCGAGTAAAGGACTTTGGGCAATTCCCGGAGGAACGTTGAAACTTGGTGAGAGTATGCAGGAATGTGCCGCGCGGGAAATTTTCGAAGAGACAGGCATAACGATAAAAGTCAGGGACTGCAAATACGTGTTTGATTTCATCGAATACGACAGCAAAAGAAAAATTAAGTTTCATTTTGTTATAGTTGATTTCGCTGCTGATTATGTTGCAGGTGTTCCCCATGGTGCGGATGACGCACTGGAGGCCCGCTGGTTTTCTCTGAAAGATTTACGGGAATTGCCGGTGGCAATAAATACTATTAATGCTTTAAAATCGGTTGGATTTTTTAAGTCGGATTAA
- a CDS encoding ATP synthase F0 subunit C gives MLHKFGKKILTAFTSAVVLLMATPVVFAAEAIPSGDLSSKAMFAVGAMIAAGLAIGIGAVGAGLGIGTAASGACGAVGRNPGVQGKIMMTMLVGMAMAESIAIYALVVSLVLLYANPYMRYFLG, from the coding sequence ATGTTACACAAATTCGGTAAAAAAATCTTGACAGCATTTACATCAGCGGTAGTTCTGCTTATGGCAACTCCGGTTGTCTTCGCGGCAGAGGCTATTCCTTCCGGCGATCTTTCTTCCAAAGCTATGTTTGCAGTGGGGGCGATGATTGCCGCAGGTTTGGCAATTGGTATTGGAGCCGTCGGCGCAGGTTTGGGTATTGGAACAGCGGCCAGTGGAGCTTGCGGCGCTGTGGGAAGAAATCCGGGCGTTCAGGGAAAAATCATGATGACCATGCTGGTTGGTATGGCCATGGCTGAGTCCATCGCGATTTACGCGCTGGTTGTTTCTCTGGTTCTTCTCTACGCTAACCCTTACATGCGTTATTTTTTGGGTTAA
- a CDS encoding protein translocase component YidC, with the protein MDKRTIMAIVLSLAVLLIYQLFFLKPPAQKQATPAQESKQISKDTDAKTPATPASAVASKPAIKQTVAKKEAAPKDIKVETENYTAIFSTKGAAVKSFQLKGYKKECTKCTEDIYPAIKNSITGTKQPAKAKSNEPIELITVNESMPYPLAITFPESAPEIAADSVYDIDVTSLDMKKSKEKNRLVFYRTFNGLKIEKIFTFNPDNYSIALDVKISNLTNSPTTQIPHLNLYEYADPKKENDSYSNEGPVAYVSKSIKRKKVSDISTDTSLGPDVSWGGFENKYFMAAVIPQDPSLTSINISKDKNNMVSVEIKGTKSIIPPNQSDSLKYSLFIGPKDYTLLKKQGISLEEAIEFDSFIPGLKWLSIGLLIFIKFLYQFVSNYGIAIIILTILIKLIFWPLGNISYKSMKEMQKLQPKLVELKEKYKNDQAKLGQETMALYKAHKVNPLSGCLPMLIQIPVFIGLYNTLLYAIELRHSPLFWWIQDLSAKDPYYITPIIMGATQFIQQKMTPTTGDPMMAKMMLIMPIVFTFIFLNFPSGLVIYWLLNNVLSIGQQIYINRKFAD; encoded by the coding sequence ATGGATAAAAGGACAATTATGGCCATAGTCCTGTCACTTGCCGTACTTTTGATATATCAGTTATTTTTTCTCAAACCACCGGCACAAAAACAGGCAACTCCGGCTCAAGAATCAAAACAAATCAGCAAAGATACGGATGCAAAAACACCGGCTACACCGGCATCGGCGGTAGCGTCAAAACCCGCAATTAAACAGACTGTAGCTAAAAAAGAAGCTGCACCAAAAGATATCAAGGTAGAAACTGAAAATTATACGGCGATATTTTCCACCAAGGGCGCGGCCGTTAAATCGTTTCAGCTCAAAGGATATAAGAAAGAATGTACAAAATGTACTGAGGATATTTATCCTGCAATTAAGAATTCCATAACCGGAACGAAGCAACCGGCCAAAGCAAAAAGCAACGAACCGATAGAGCTTATAACAGTTAATGAATCAATGCCCTATCCGCTGGCAATCACCTTTCCCGAGTCGGCTCCTGAAATTGCCGCTGATTCCGTATATGATATTGATGTAACCAGCCTGGATATGAAAAAATCCAAAGAAAAAAATCGTCTGGTTTTTTACCGGACTTTTAATGGACTGAAAATAGAAAAGATTTTTACTTTTAATCCGGATAATTATTCAATCGCGCTAGACGTAAAAATATCCAACCTGACCAATTCGCCGACGACCCAGATACCTCACCTTAACTTGTACGAGTATGCAGATCCGAAAAAAGAAAATGATAGCTACAGCAATGAAGGACCTGTCGCCTATGTCTCCAAGTCCATCAAGCGTAAGAAAGTTTCGGATATCTCCACGGATACAAGTCTTGGTCCTGATGTTTCCTGGGGCGGATTTGAGAATAAATATTTTATGGCGGCAGTTATACCGCAAGATCCATCTCTGACCAGTATCAATATTTCCAAAGACAAAAACAACATGGTCTCCGTAGAAATTAAAGGAACCAAGAGTATTATCCCGCCGAACCAGTCGGATTCTTTGAAATACTCCTTGTTTATTGGTCCCAAGGATTACACTCTTCTCAAGAAACAGGGTATATCATTAGAAGAAGCTATTGAGTTTGATTCATTTATACCTGGATTGAAATGGCTTTCCATTGGCTTACTGATTTTTATCAAATTTTTGTATCAGTTTGTCAGCAATTATGGAATTGCCATTATCATCCTTACAATCCTCATCAAACTCATCTTCTGGCCGCTGGGTAACATAAGTTATAAATCTATGAAGGAAATGCAAAAACTTCAGCCAAAACTAGTTGAGTTAAAAGAGAAATATAAAAATGATCAGGCTAAACTCGGTCAGGAAACCATGGCTCTATACAAGGCGCATAAAGTCAACCCCCTTAGCGGCTGCCTGCCAATGTTAATTCAGATTCCGGTGTTTATCGGCCTGTACAATACACTCCTTTATGCCATTGAACTGCGCCACTCACCATTGTTCTGGTGGATTCAGGATTTATCGGCCAAAGATCCTTATTACATTACACCGATTATCATGGGTGCAACGCAATTTATTCAACAGAAGATGACCCCTACTACGGGTGATCCCATGATGGCAAAAATGATGTTGATTATGCCCATTGTGTTTACCTTTATATTTTTAAATTTTCCGTCAGGATTGGTTATTTACTGGTTATTAAATAATGTTTTAAGCATCGGACAGCAAATTTATATTAATAGAAAATTCGCTGATTGA
- the trmE gene encoding tRNA uridine-5-carboxymethylaminomethyl(34) synthesis GTPase MnmE — MKGKCSTVLRQDTIAALATPFGLSGVGVIRISGPEALEIARLIFQPSNGICPWETHHLYHGDIVSADGKTILDEVLICYMRKPHSFTGEDVIEINCHGNPIIIQSILSQLQELGCRLARHGEFSQRAFFNNRLDLSQAEALSAMICAKSAKAYAIGLSQLKGSLSKEIEDLRLLLIDALALMEATIDFTEDTSGEKITGTPPQINQALERMQSLLSSYSSARAYAEGINVIITGKPNVGKSSLLNSLTGRKKAIVTDIPGTTRDLITDTININGVPVHLIDTAGIREPQNAIEKEGISLVWESIANADVVIVMLDISKPLTDEDKIIIDKNKSGNIIIAINKIDLPRKWEESIIKELFSQETKILNISAKLGNGLDELKNTITDLSVSSEDVNAGSVMITNLRHKLAIEKAFKNIQNAKESIANGMSAEFAAFDLREALDSLDEITGKKINDEILDKIFSSFCIGK, encoded by the coding sequence ATAAAGGGGAAGTGTTCTACTGTGCTCCGCCAGGATACCATAGCAGCCCTTGCGACTCCTTTCGGTTTGTCCGGAGTTGGAGTAATTAGGATCAGCGGACCGGAAGCTCTCGAAATCGCCCGTCTCATCTTTCAGCCCTCCAATGGAATCTGTCCATGGGAAACCCATCATTTATACCACGGCGATATAGTCTCTGCCGATGGCAAAACTATTCTCGACGAAGTCTTAATCTGTTATATGCGCAAGCCCCACTCCTTCACGGGAGAGGATGTTATAGAAATAAACTGTCACGGCAATCCAATCATTATCCAGTCCATTCTCTCACAACTGCAGGAACTGGGATGCCGCCTGGCTCGCCACGGAGAGTTCTCCCAGCGCGCCTTCTTCAACAATCGCCTTGATTTATCACAGGCGGAAGCACTCTCGGCAATGATTTGCGCCAAATCGGCAAAAGCTTATGCCATTGGACTTTCCCAGTTAAAAGGATCGCTTTCCAAAGAAATAGAAGACCTGCGCCTTCTTTTGATCGACGCTCTGGCTTTGATGGAGGCGACCATCGATTTTACCGAAGATACATCCGGCGAAAAAATCACGGGAACACCTCCGCAAATTAATCAGGCATTAGAAAGGATGCAATCGCTTCTTTCGTCATACAGTTCGGCAAGAGCGTACGCCGAAGGTATTAACGTCATAATCACCGGCAAACCAAATGTGGGAAAATCCAGCCTGCTCAATTCCCTGACCGGCAGGAAAAAAGCTATTGTTACCGATATTCCGGGAACAACACGCGACTTGATCACGGATACAATCAACATCAACGGCGTTCCGGTTCATTTAATTGATACCGCAGGAATAAGAGAACCGCAAAACGCAATAGAAAAAGAAGGAATATCTCTTGTCTGGGAAAGTATAGCTAACGCTGATGTTGTAATTGTAATGCTGGATATAAGCAAACCGCTGACAGACGAAGATAAAATTATTATTGATAAAAATAAATCGGGAAATATTATCATCGCAATTAATAAGATTGATTTGCCGCGGAAGTGGGAAGAAAGTATTATTAAAGAACTATTTTCACAGGAAACAAAAATCCTGAATATCTCAGCAAAGTTAGGCAATGGATTGGACGAATTGAAAAACACAATTACGGATTTATCTGTCAGCAGCGAAGATGTAAATGCCGGCAGTGTGATGATTACCAACCTGCGTCATAAACTGGCAATAGAAAAAGCCTTTAAAAACATTCAAAACGCGAAGGAAAGCATCGCCAATGGCATGTCTGCTGAATTCGCCGCTTTCGACTTGCGTGAAGCTCTGGATAGCCTGGATGAAATAACCGGGAAAAAAATAAATGATGAAATACTGGACAAGATATTCTCCAGCTTTTGTATCGGCAAATAA